Proteins encoded by one window of Halorubrum ruber:
- a CDS encoding DUF7319 domain-containing protein: MEDTSTRSESESPPEESADPASDGSDDRTSPDDGESAAGEGDQSAAADVDDPTTGDIDDPTTADAEGTRADETDIEALRERVESEYDFDDFGPSDMAQMSAEEWDAAFDPDTWITGDRLLERVDAELKSRIATRDVFGVLERVREDGEERILVYSDEGYAIIRPTGEVRGEGTVLRDIEPVVALAAMESYEVPEPPENWSLPHPDSVPEGSGEFGNLVVQAVAAVQVLAGAALLVASAVADLGTIVAPAMGVVFLLVGLFLFAMVANARLSDRFRSEEYRDRLRALREAKERPGFVPVEDGAVTDEDADATERDREE, from the coding sequence ATGGAGGACACCTCGACGCGGTCGGAGTCGGAGTCGCCGCCGGAGGAGTCGGCCGATCCGGCGTCCGACGGTTCGGACGACCGCACGTCACCCGACGACGGCGAGTCCGCGGCGGGCGAGGGCGACCAATCCGCGGCGGCCGACGTCGACGATCCCACGACGGGCGATATCGACGATCCCACGACGGCCGATGCCGAGGGGACGCGAGCGGACGAGACCGACATCGAGGCCCTCCGCGAGCGCGTCGAGTCGGAGTACGACTTCGACGACTTCGGCCCCTCCGACATGGCGCAGATGAGCGCCGAGGAGTGGGACGCCGCCTTCGACCCGGACACGTGGATCACCGGCGACCGACTCCTCGAGCGCGTCGACGCCGAGCTGAAGTCGCGGATCGCGACCCGCGACGTGTTCGGCGTCTTGGAGCGCGTCCGCGAGGACGGCGAGGAGCGCATCCTCGTCTACTCCGACGAGGGGTACGCGATCATCCGCCCCACGGGCGAGGTGCGCGGCGAGGGGACGGTGCTTCGGGACATCGAGCCGGTCGTCGCGCTCGCGGCGATGGAGTCGTACGAGGTGCCCGAGCCGCCGGAGAACTGGTCGCTTCCGCACCCGGACAGCGTCCCGGAGGGCTCCGGCGAGTTCGGCAACCTCGTGGTGCAGGCCGTCGCCGCGGTACAGGTGCTCGCCGGCGCGGCGCTCCTCGTCGCGAGCGCCGTGGCCGACCTCGGGACGATCGTCGCGCCGGCGATGGGCGTCGTCTTCCTCTTGGTCGGCCTCTTCCTCTTCGCGATGGTGGCGAACGCGCGACTCTCGGACCGGTTCCGCTCGGAGGAGTACCGGGACCGGCTGCGCGCGCTCCGCGAGGCGAAGGAGCGGCCCGGGTTCGTCCCCGTCGAAGACGGCGCCGTGACCGACGAGGACGCCGACGCAACGGAGCGCGACCGAGAGGAGTAA
- a CDS encoding NAD(+)/NADH kinase — protein sequence MSEPTRRLAVLGDGDPAAAIRSAVDGAGARLVDHTEADAVVAVGDAALRKAMRAAATDDGRSSPILPIGDGRHAVNPDLAADRIADADDWLGGSASAVDGFARVPHPVLAVDGTGDGRRRFAAADVAFVTAEPARISEYGIAFSDGESVSVRADGAVIATPLGSDGYAAAAGGPVVSPGGGLSVVPVSPFTTRPETWVASGGVRVTVEREAEPVALVVDGERRGTVEPHRAVGVEIAATVDLLSATAE from the coding sequence ATGAGTGAGCCGACGCGCCGCCTCGCGGTTCTCGGCGACGGCGACCCGGCAGCGGCGATCCGATCGGCGGTCGACGGCGCGGGCGCCCGTCTCGTCGACCACACCGAGGCGGACGCGGTCGTCGCCGTCGGGGACGCCGCGCTTCGGAAGGCGATGCGCGCGGCCGCGACCGATGACGGGCGTTCGAGTCCGATCCTCCCGATCGGGGACGGTCGTCACGCGGTCAACCCGGACCTCGCGGCCGACCGCATCGCGGACGCCGACGACTGGCTCGGCGGATCGGCGAGCGCGGTCGACGGGTTCGCTCGCGTCCCGCACCCGGTCTTGGCGGTCGACGGCACCGGCGACGGTCGCCGCCGGTTCGCGGCCGCGGACGTCGCCTTCGTGACGGCGGAGCCGGCCCGGATCTCCGAGTACGGGATCGCCTTTTCCGACGGGGAGTCGGTCTCGGTGCGCGCTGACGGCGCCGTGATCGCGACGCCGCTCGGGAGCGACGGCTACGCGGCGGCGGCCGGCGGGCCCGTGGTGTCGCCCGGCGGCGGCCTCTCGGTCGTTCCCGTCTCGCCGTTCACGACTCGCCCCGAGACGTGGGTCGCGAGCGGCGGCGTCCGCGTCACGGTCGAGCGCGAGGCGGAACCGGTCGCGCTGGTCGTCGACGGCGAGCGCCGCGGGACCGTCGAGCCGCACCGCGCGGTCGGCGTCGAGATCGCGGCGACGGTCGATCTCCTCTCGGCGACGGCGGAGTGA
- a CDS encoding cytochrome b, producing MSLKKQDDMDHNAWLKSQDLTAIETAFLTTLIWLDKRLRIVDYLELLETMYYRANLQMPKSHTEQYDLDNKFWYWYPLYSLGSLSIIAYLLAAVSGALLGFYYAPSTAGAAAQGDPTAAYDSMVMIMQDVQFGFMLRSIHRWAAQFMVAAVFLHMLRVYFTGAYKEPREVNWILGVVLIALTLLFGFSGYVLPWKQLSFWAAQIGVELALATPIVGEWAAQLLFGGFTLGQATLVRMYILHVFVLPFVVTALIAIHVGIVWVQGIAEPH from the coding sequence ATGAGTCTGAAAAAACAAGACGACATGGACCACAACGCGTGGCTCAAGAGTCAGGACCTCACGGCCATCGAGACGGCGTTCCTGACCACGCTCATCTGGCTGGACAAGCGGCTTCGCATCGTCGACTACCTCGAGCTGCTGGAGACGATGTACTACCGCGCGAACCTCCAGATGCCGAAGAGCCACACCGAGCAGTACGACCTCGACAACAAGTTCTGGTACTGGTACCCGTTGTACTCGCTCGGGTCCCTCTCCATCATCGCGTACCTGCTCGCGGCGGTCTCGGGCGCGCTGCTCGGGTTCTACTACGCGCCGTCGACCGCGGGCGCGGCGGCGCAGGGCGACCCCACCGCCGCGTACGACTCGATGGTGATGATCATGCAGGACGTCCAGTTCGGCTTCATGCTCCGGTCGATCCACCGCTGGGCGGCGCAGTTCATGGTGGCGGCGGTGTTCCTCCACATGCTGCGGGTCTACTTCACCGGCGCGTACAAGGAGCCGCGCGAGGTCAACTGGATCCTCGGCGTCGTGCTCATCGCCCTGACGCTGCTGTTCGGCTTCTCCGGGTACGTCCTCCCGTGGAAGCAGCTGTCCTTCTGGGCGGCGCAGATCGGCGTCGAGCTGGCCCTCGCGACCCCCATCGTGGGCGAGTGGGCGGCCCAGCTGCTGTTCGGCGGCTTCACCCTCGGACAGGCGACGCTCGTGAGAATGTACATCCTGCACGTGTTCGTGTTGCCGTTCGTGGTCACCGCGCTCATCGCGATCCACGTCGGCATCGTCTGGGTGCAGGGCATCGCGGAGCCGCACTAA
- a CDS encoding halocyanin domain-containing protein, producing the protein MKRRDFVRTAGGATAAVAASAGATGTVAAQEVQPDWPSGAADGNVGSYTDARGQDEVTISVGAGSDGLAFDPTLVWVDEGTTITWEWTGAGGSHNVQTVDGGGPAALDSGDPVGEEGATYEYETSGEDAGITHYHCVPHTAVGMHGGLAVGEDVATVETGGASTGWPEDIAKVGVPLHAHWVGISAILGIGMTFVFTFYMLKYGESAHTGHGGAR; encoded by the coding sequence ATGAAAAGGCGGGACTTCGTGCGGACGGCCGGCGGCGCGACCGCCGCCGTCGCGGCCTCCGCCGGGGCGACCGGAACGGTGGCTGCACAGGAGGTACAGCCCGACTGGCCCAGCGGGGCGGCCGACGGGAACGTCGGGTCGTACACCGACGCCCGCGGTCAGGACGAGGTGACCATCTCGGTCGGCGCCGGCAGCGACGGCCTCGCGTTCGACCCGACGCTGGTGTGGGTTGACGAGGGAACGACGATCACCTGGGAATGGACAGGCGCCGGGGGTTCGCACAACGTCCAGACCGTCGATGGCGGCGGTCCGGCAGCCCTCGACAGCGGCGACCCCGTCGGCGAGGAGGGGGCCACCTACGAGTACGAGACGTCCGGCGAGGACGCCGGCATCACCCACTACCACTGCGTGCCCCACACCGCGGTTGGCATGCACGGCGGCCTCGCCGTCGGCGAGGACGTCGCCACCGTCGAGACCGGCGGCGCGAGCACCGGGTGGCCGGAGGACATCGCCAAGGTCGGCGTCCCCCTCCACGCTCACTGGGTCGGCATCTCCGCGATCCTCGGCATCGGGATGACGTTCGTGTTCACGTTCTACATGCTCAAGTACGGCGAGTCGGCCCACACGGGCCACGGAGGTGCCAGATGA
- a CDS encoding DUF7315 family membrane protein has translation MSSSTDGDASQAFDETGDPIATDDDADPRNEPTGPREGASGREVVVPFRLYKAVTVFSTLAAVVTYFVGFTLIDAATLQISFVRTTIVYLLDSAGILPPEDVLVAVLAITGVGFIVLGTAVYVLGTRFRGQGMGKSQDDPSET, from the coding sequence ATGTCATCCTCAACAGACGGCGACGCCTCGCAGGCGTTCGACGAGACCGGCGATCCGATCGCGACCGACGACGACGCCGACCCGCGCAACGAGCCGACGGGCCCGCGAGAGGGTGCGAGCGGCCGGGAAGTCGTCGTCCCCTTCCGGCTGTACAAGGCCGTCACCGTCTTCTCGACGCTCGCCGCGGTTGTCACCTACTTCGTCGGGTTCACGCTCATCGACGCCGCGACGCTTCAGATAAGCTTCGTCCGGACGACCATCGTCTACCTGCTCGACAGCGCCGGAATCTTGCCGCCGGAGGACGTGCTCGTGGCGGTACTGGCGATCACCGGCGTCGGCTTCATCGTCCTCGGGACCGCCGTGTACGTGCTCGGGACCCGGTTCCGCGGACAAGGGATGGGAAAGTCTCAAGACGACCCCAGCGAAACGTGA
- a CDS encoding DUF7314 family protein, which yields MADEFMKGFALFTIGGLGWITFGGWYRTPSYYQVSQLVNPAEGVNTAYGEVGLLAGDVLFWLMILGALTFWVLIPASRQLRDALDDGDDDAAAN from the coding sequence ATGGCAGACGAGTTCATGAAGGGCTTCGCCCTGTTCACGATCGGCGGTCTCGGGTGGATCACCTTCGGCGGCTGGTACCGGACGCCGTCGTACTACCAGGTGTCACAGCTCGTGAACCCGGCGGAGGGCGTGAACACGGCGTACGGCGAGGTCGGTCTGCTCGCGGGCGACGTGTTGTTCTGGCTGATGATCCTCGGCGCGCTGACGTTCTGGGTACTCATCCCCGCCAGCCGGCAGCTCCGCGACGCCCTCGACGACGGCGACGACGACGCGGCCGCGAACTGA
- a CDS encoding MBL fold metallo-hydrolase codes for MSGDGPKSGDSPAVTRVEVPVDTRAPGGTTNAYLLDGLLVDPAARTDPLDAALAERGAADAVAPAVEAIAVTHAHPDHVGAVADYAALTDATVVAREGHADRFAAATGVEPDETVAPGETVADTGVRVVDAPGHAPDHVAFAAGDSTPGSGRSVLCCGDLAVAEGSVAVTAPEGDLSAYLESLERVRDAGYNRLLPGHGPAIDDPVATCDRLIEHRLARERDVIAAIDDGAVDLDTVVDGAYEKDLAGVRDLALATVAAHVEKLVAEGRVDEAWRARLADRDFD; via the coding sequence ATGTCGGGCGACGGTCCGAAGTCGGGCGACTCCCCCGCGGTCACCCGCGTCGAGGTCCCCGTCGACACGCGTGCCCCCGGCGGGACGACGAACGCGTACCTGCTCGACGGGCTCCTCGTCGACCCGGCGGCCCGGACCGACCCGCTCGACGCCGCGCTCGCGGAGCGCGGGGCGGCCGACGCGGTCGCCCCAGCGGTCGAGGCGATCGCGGTCACCCACGCCCACCCGGACCACGTCGGCGCGGTCGCGGACTACGCCGCCCTGACGGACGCGACCGTCGTCGCCCGTGAGGGCCACGCGGACCGGTTCGCCGCGGCGACCGGGGTCGAGCCCGACGAGACGGTCGCGCCGGGCGAGACGGTCGCCGATACCGGAGTCCGCGTCGTCGACGCGCCGGGACACGCGCCGGACCACGTCGCGTTCGCGGCCGGGGACTCGACGCCGGGATCGGGCCGGTCCGTGCTGTGCTGCGGCGACCTCGCCGTCGCGGAGGGTAGCGTCGCAGTCACCGCCCCCGAGGGGGACCTGTCCGCGTACCTCGAAAGCCTCGAACGGGTGCGCGACGCCGGCTACAACCGACTGCTCCCCGGACACGGGCCCGCGATCGACGACCCAGTGGCGACGTGCGACCGACTGATCGAGCACCGCTTGGCGCGCGAGCGCGACGTGATCGCCGCGATCGATGACGGCGCCGTGGACCTCGACACGGTCGTCGACGGCGCCTACGAGAAGGATCTGGCCGGCGTGCGGGACCTCGCGCTGGCGACGGTCGCCGCGCACGTCGAGAAGTTAGTCGCGGAGGGGCGGGTCGACGAGGCGTGGCGCGCACGACTGGCGGATCGCGACTTCGACTGA
- a CDS encoding radical SAM protein — MTDSPASARGSLPADPNDLSVTIVDGYVDEPAHFGVPPYLSTYPRYTAGALVDAGVPESQITYHTIDELREDRSKHADVADADLMVYVGGMTVPGKYVGGTPAEPDEVRELGWTADGVTLLGGPVRFGVGEENAGAQETQRDDLDYDFVAMGDVEAAAHDLVREGLEGYGNRMRTNEEVDRWARRGAFVVEQHPNHPDYLICEMETSRGCAYRCSFCTEPLYGDPAFREARSVVDEVDALSDRGVRHFRLGRQADILAFGGDGEAPNPDALRELYGGIREVAPDLRTLHLDNMNPVTITDYPEASREAIRVIAEHNTPGDTAAFGLESADPVVQEENNLLVTAEECLEAVRVVNEEGGWRPGDSPETTPGDTTRVTGPSTGPDASPRLPKLLPGINLVHGLTGERPETYEHNKEFLQTVYDEGLMLRRINIRQVMAFAGTEMAETGADIAQEHKDQFQAYKREVRETIDNPMLDRVVPPGTVLPDLHLEYHQDGKTFGRQLGTYALLVAVPGERELGTTIDVAITDHGYRSVTGVPYPLDINAASMDELTAIPGINRSTAGDVVVGRPYDSVEAVDAVAPGTVDLSAYAVAGDTDVPIPGRERPGSGPGPAVRSSLGRGD; from the coding sequence ATGACCGATTCGCCCGCGTCGGCCCGGGGGTCGCTCCCGGCCGACCCGAACGACCTCTCCGTCACGATCGTCGACGGGTACGTCGACGAGCCGGCCCACTTCGGCGTCCCGCCGTACCTCTCGACGTACCCGCGGTACACGGCGGGCGCGCTCGTCGACGCGGGCGTTCCGGAGTCGCAGATCACCTACCACACCATCGACGAGCTCCGCGAGGACCGGAGCAAACACGCCGACGTGGCGGACGCCGACCTCATGGTGTACGTCGGCGGGATGACGGTGCCCGGCAAGTACGTCGGCGGCACCCCCGCGGAGCCGGACGAGGTGCGCGAGCTGGGCTGGACCGCCGACGGCGTGACGCTGCTCGGCGGCCCGGTGCGGTTCGGCGTCGGCGAGGAGAACGCGGGCGCGCAGGAGACGCAGCGCGACGACCTCGACTACGACTTCGTCGCGATGGGCGACGTCGAGGCCGCGGCCCACGACCTCGTCCGCGAGGGATTAGAGGGGTACGGCAACCGGATGCGGACCAACGAGGAGGTCGACCGGTGGGCGCGGCGGGGGGCGTTCGTCGTCGAGCAGCACCCGAACCACCCGGACTACCTCATCTGCGAGATGGAGACCTCGCGCGGCTGCGCGTACCGCTGTTCGTTCTGTACGGAGCCGCTGTACGGCGATCCGGCGTTCCGGGAGGCCCGGTCGGTCGTCGACGAGGTCGACGCGCTCTCGGACCGCGGGGTGCGCCACTTCCGGCTCGGGCGGCAGGCCGACATCCTCGCGTTCGGCGGCGACGGCGAGGCGCCGAACCCCGACGCCCTCCGGGAGCTGTACGGCGGGATCCGCGAGGTCGCGCCCGACCTCCGGACGCTCCACCTCGACAACATGAACCCGGTGACGATCACCGACTACCCGGAGGCCTCCCGGGAGGCGATCCGCGTCATCGCCGAGCACAACACGCCCGGCGACACGGCGGCGTTCGGTCTCGAGTCGGCGGACCCGGTGGTCCAAGAGGAGAACAACCTGCTCGTCACCGCAGAGGAGTGCTTAGAGGCCGTCCGCGTCGTCAACGAGGAGGGCGGCTGGCGCCCGGGCGACAGTCCGGAGACGACGCCCGGCGACACGACGCGCGTCACCGGCCCCTCGACCGGCCCGGACGCCTCGCCGCGGCTGCCGAAGCTGCTCCCCGGGATCAACCTCGTCCACGGGCTGACGGGCGAGCGCCCCGAGACGTACGAGCACAACAAGGAGTTCCTCCAGACCGTCTACGACGAGGGGCTGATGCTCCGCCGGATCAACATCCGGCAGGTGATGGCGTTCGCCGGCACGGAAATGGCGGAGACGGGCGCCGACATCGCGCAGGAGCACAAAGACCAGTTCCAGGCGTACAAGCGGGAGGTCCGCGAGACCATCGACAACCCGATGCTCGACCGCGTCGTCCCGCCGGGGACCGTGCTGCCCGACCTCCACCTCGAATACCACCAGGACGGCAAGACGTTCGGTCGCCAGCTCGGCACCTACGCGCTCCTCGTCGCGGTGCCCGGCGAGCGCGAGCTCGGCACGACCATCGACGTGGCGATCACCGACCACGGCTACCGCTCCGTGACGGGCGTCCCGTACCCGCTCGACATCAACGCGGCCTCGATGGACGAGCTGACCGCCATTCCGGGGATCAACCGGAGTACGGCCGGCGACGTCGTGGTCGGCCGACCGTACGACTCCGTCGAGGCCGTCGACGCGGTCGCCCCGGGGACCGTCGACCTCTCCGCGTACGCCGTCGCCGGCGACACCGACGTGCCGATTCCGGGGCGCGAGCGCCCCGGCTCCGGTCCCGGACCGGCCGTACGGTCGTCGCTCGGCCGCGGGGACTGA
- a CDS encoding cytochrome b codes for MTDDTTPMTDGGTDDEARTDGGPPATVPPDDETPTWSDRKERSQGLAQLTYQYFERSRREDEDLRAESTYVERDVLGFPTWPHETIRNLAITSFFLGVILLVASILPSHFGDPANPGSTPAIILPDWYLYWSFGLLKLSPINPELAVLGGNIIVSNELYGLIAHGAIFGVITLVPFLNKGNARRPVEEPGWAALGVTGVILAITLAVLAIQNFFPVPTELLFSLVFMVPIAGGVITYAVLKTMREGYMYDLNRRYYMLRPPK; via the coding sequence ATGACCGACGACACCACACCCATGACGGACGGAGGCACCGACGACGAGGCGCGGACCGACGGCGGCCCGCCGGCGACGGTCCCCCCGGACGACGAGACGCCGACCTGGTCCGACCGGAAGGAGCGCAGCCAGGGGCTCGCACAGCTCACCTACCAGTACTTCGAGCGCTCCCGGCGCGAGGACGAGGACCTGCGCGCGGAGTCGACGTACGTCGAGCGCGACGTGCTCGGCTTCCCGACGTGGCCCCACGAGACCATTCGGAACCTCGCGATCACGTCGTTCTTCCTCGGGGTCATCCTGCTCGTGGCCTCGATCCTGCCGTCGCACTTCGGCGACCCGGCGAACCCCGGCTCCACGCCGGCGATCATCCTGCCCGACTGGTACCTCTACTGGTCGTTCGGCCTGCTGAAGCTCAGCCCGATCAACCCCGAGCTCGCGGTGTTGGGCGGTAACATCATCGTGTCCAACGAGCTGTACGGGCTCATCGCCCACGGCGCCATCTTCGGCGTCATCACGCTCGTCCCCTTCCTCAACAAGGGCAACGCACGTCGCCCCGTCGAGGAGCCGGGGTGGGCCGCGCTCGGCGTGACCGGGGTAATCTTGGCGATCACGCTGGCGGTGCTGGCCATCCAGAACTTCTTCCCGGTCCCGACCGAGCTGCTGTTCTCGCTCGTGTTCATGGTCCCGATCGCGGGCGGCGTCATCACCTACGCGGTGTTGAAGACGATGCGCGAGGGGTACATGTACGACCTCAACCGACGGTACTACATGCTGCGGCCGCCGAAGTAA
- a CDS encoding M28 family peptidase, producing MTDWIGETFTSDAGWNHLLDLVDVGDRMAGSAGEREALELTRDAFADAGARNAAIEEFEIQGWERGDSAVRDATTDEPVAVGPNECIALPRSPSGEATGEFVDLGYGVPEDFEADLEGTVVMVSSDTPDSVDRFIHRREKYYRAVDAGAAAFVFANHVEGTLPPTGSVGTADDPIGAIPAVGVSKETGARLARRNEGDDLTVAVDCETPTATSGNAVAELGPDTDEHLIVSSHVDAHDLAEGAMDNGAGTATIVEVARALAAREDELDVRVKFAAFGAEEVGLVGSSVAAEAADRDAVRAVVNVDSNVFGRTLRLDHHDFDALEATAERVSDRFDHPVATGEELVPHSDHWPFVKRGIPGYMVSGETEGRGRGWGHTHADTLDKLESRNLREQAILLTELVVDLAEADASIPRRDTDEIAAALEAEGKATGMKLTGDWTF from the coding sequence ATGACCGACTGGATCGGCGAGACGTTCACGAGCGACGCGGGCTGGAACCACCTCCTCGACCTCGTCGACGTCGGCGACCGGATGGCCGGCTCTGCGGGCGAGCGCGAGGCCTTGGAGCTGACCCGCGACGCGTTCGCCGACGCGGGCGCGCGAAATGCGGCGATCGAGGAGTTCGAGATACAGGGCTGGGAGCGCGGCGACAGCGCGGTCCGGGACGCGACGACCGACGAGCCGGTCGCGGTCGGCCCGAACGAGTGTATCGCGCTGCCGCGCAGCCCGAGCGGCGAGGCGACCGGCGAGTTCGTCGACCTTGGCTACGGCGTCCCCGAGGACTTCGAGGCCGACTTGGAGGGGACAGTCGTGATGGTCTCGTCGGACACTCCGGACTCCGTCGACCGGTTCATCCACCGCCGCGAGAAGTACTACCGCGCGGTCGACGCGGGCGCCGCCGCCTTCGTCTTCGCCAACCACGTCGAGGGGACGCTCCCGCCGACCGGGAGCGTCGGGACCGCCGACGATCCGATTGGGGCGATCCCCGCGGTCGGCGTCTCGAAGGAGACCGGCGCCCGGCTCGCGCGACGCAACGAGGGCGACGACCTGACCGTCGCGGTCGACTGCGAGACGCCGACCGCGACGAGCGGAAACGCGGTCGCCGAGCTGGGGCCCGACACCGACGAGCACTTGATCGTCTCCTCGCACGTCGACGCCCACGACCTCGCGGAGGGCGCGATGGACAACGGGGCCGGCACGGCGACGATCGTCGAGGTCGCACGAGCGCTCGCGGCCCGCGAAGACGAGCTCGACGTGCGGGTCAAGTTCGCCGCGTTCGGCGCCGAGGAGGTCGGCCTCGTCGGCTCGTCGGTGGCCGCCGAGGCGGCCGACCGGGACGCGGTCCGCGCCGTCGTCAACGTCGACAGCAACGTGTTCGGCCGGACGCTGCGGCTCGACCACCACGACTTCGACGCGCTCGAAGCCACCGCCGAGCGCGTGAGCGACCGCTTCGACCACCCGGTCGCGACGGGCGAGGAGCTGGTGCCCCACAGCGACCACTGGCCGTTCGTGAAGCGGGGGATCCCCGGGTACATGGTCTCCGGCGAGACGGAGGGGCGCGGGCGCGGCTGGGGCCACACCCACGCGGACACGCTCGACAAGTTAGAGTCGCGGAACCTCCGGGAGCAGGCGATCCTCCTCACCGAACTCGTCGTCGACCTCGCCGAGGCGGACGCGTCGATCCCGCGCCGGGACACCGACGAGATCGCCGCGGCGCTCGAAGCCGAGGGGAAGGCGACGGGGATGAAGCTCACCGGCGACTGGACGTTTTGA
- a CDS encoding DUF7321 family protein, whose translation MVDESVIAALAGVSVTTSLPFLLYGAWIMIDAETVSWNVLMRHLRYIVAGLVLTTVPIVGWMIPRVLEQLTGMAILHAFFGVQAYALLAFALTGIVRIFQAKRNADAYEDLDVDIDEIHEDMGHWRKRLRAGVAGFMLLWLCAWVTGLYRLYTLHLASMI comes from the coding sequence ATGGTCGACGAGTCGGTCATCGCGGCGCTCGCCGGGGTGTCCGTGACGACGAGCCTTCCCTTCCTCCTGTACGGCGCCTGGATCATGATCGACGCGGAGACGGTGTCGTGGAACGTGTTGATGCGGCACCTGCGGTATATCGTCGCGGGACTGGTGCTCACGACGGTTCCCATCGTCGGGTGGATGATCCCGCGCGTCCTCGAACAGCTGACGGGGATGGCGATCCTCCACGCGTTCTTCGGCGTTCAGGCGTACGCCCTCCTAGCGTTCGCGCTCACCGGGATCGTGCGGATCTTCCAGGCGAAGCGGAACGCGGACGCCTACGAGGATCTCGACGTCGACATCGACGAGATCCACGAGGACATGGGCCACTGGCGGAAGCGGCTCCGCGCCGGCGTCGCCGGCTTCATGCTGCTGTGGCTGTGCGCGTGGGTAACCGGGCTCTACCGGCTGTACACGCTCCACCTCGCGTCGATGATCTGA
- a CDS encoding DUF7313 family protein, which yields MDPLQFLVPLGWLAAAGPALPYAIFVMTVANLATRHLAHRRHVDQGQEADSVEAYTPHVFTNVGLVLLSFVYILVAPVRGTILSVLVLAMFIADFFELEARNVEARNDMEIEAPKSSIAASLVVLVWTSYFALFFVVEGIWNQFVVA from the coding sequence ATGGACCCACTGCAGTTCCTCGTTCCCCTCGGCTGGCTGGCGGCCGCCGGGCCGGCGCTGCCGTACGCGATCTTCGTGATGACCGTCGCGAACCTCGCGACCCGGCACCTCGCGCACAGGCGACACGTCGATCAGGGACAGGAGGCGGACAGCGTGGAGGCGTACACGCCGCACGTGTTCACCAACGTCGGGCTCGTCCTCCTGTCGTTCGTATACATCCTCGTTGCGCCCGTGCGAGGGACGATCCTGTCGGTCCTCGTCCTGGCGATGTTCATCGCCGACTTCTTCGAGCTGGAGGCGCGCAACGTCGAGGCCCGCAACGACATGGAGATCGAGGCGCCGAAGAGCTCGATCGCCGCCTCGCTGGTCGTGTTAGTGTGGACGTCGTACTTCGCGCTGTTCTTCGTCGTCGAAGGGATCTGGAACCAGTTCGTCGTCGCCTGA
- a CDS encoding HAD family hydrolase, producing the protein MAVTFDLFGTLVDVEYPSDPAEAVARELESRGVTVPDDWHVAYGEQHVEAPAGAEVPLPAHVARALDSRGVDADQNVARHAVIAAFDPDVTRRDGALDAVRGAAERGSVGLLSNCAVPELVPRTLIRAGLRGEFDAVTTSVGCGWRKPHPSAFEAAAEALDTTTTGLVHVGDDPETDGGIVAAGGRFVDVTETPLSEVVGELEAEP; encoded by the coding sequence GTGGCAGTCACCTTCGACCTCTTCGGGACCCTCGTCGACGTCGAGTACCCGTCCGACCCGGCGGAAGCGGTCGCGCGCGAACTGGAGTCCCGCGGCGTGACGGTCCCCGACGACTGGCACGTCGCGTACGGCGAGCAGCACGTCGAGGCGCCGGCCGGCGCGGAGGTCCCCCTCCCCGCGCACGTCGCCCGCGCGCTCGACTCCCGCGGCGTCGACGCGGACCAGAACGTCGCCAGACACGCCGTCATCGCGGCGTTCGACCCCGACGTGACCCGGCGCGACGGCGCGCTCGACGCGGTCCGGGGCGCCGCCGAGCGCGGCTCGGTCGGCCTGCTCTCGAACTGCGCCGTCCCCGAACTCGTCCCGCGGACGCTGATCCGCGCCGGGCTCCGCGGCGAGTTCGACGCGGTCACGACGAGCGTCGGCTGCGGCTGGCGGAAGCCCCATCCCTCCGCGTTCGAGGCCGCGGCCGAGGCGCTCGACACGACCACGACGGGACTCGTCCACGTCGGGGACGACCCCGAGACCGACGGGGGGATCGTCGCCGCCGGCGGCCGCTTCGTCGACGTGACGGAGACGCCGCTGTCGGAGGTCGTCGGCGAACTCGAAGCGGAGCCGTAG
- a CDS encoding DUF7318 family protein codes for MSSGSSSYGDIHRYEPARESTAAAIAIVLLTVIEVVFVALFTYGLMSAWASTEAGNMYVGALLAFIFIDLAFILLLYRKEFLPDVMIVKKRRRKWEDLYVREEDKEGKGIDTGGLAETLKRAVYPYYKK; via the coding sequence ATGAGCTCCGGCAGCTCCTCGTACGGCGATATCCACCGATACGAGCCGGCCCGCGAGAGCACCGCCGCCGCGATCGCGATCGTCCTCCTCACCGTCATCGAAGTCGTGTTCGTCGCCCTGTTCACCTACGGACTGATGTCCGCGTGGGCGTCGACGGAGGCGGGGAACATGTACGTCGGCGCGCTGTTGGCCTTCATCTTTATTGATCTCGCGTTCATCCTTCTCCTGTACCGGAAGGAGTTCCTGCCGGACGTGATGATCGTGAAAAAGCGTCGCCGCAAGTGGGAGGATCTGTACGTCCGCGAAGAGGACAAGGAGGGCAAAGGCATCGACACCGGCGGCCTCGCGGAGACGCTGAAGCGCGCGGTGTACCCGTACTACAAGAAGTGA